One Egicoccus halophilus genomic region harbors:
- a CDS encoding glycosyltransferase yields MSSTPPTPGAGVPAHGVPAPRVSVVIPVRNGAPTIAAQLTALAGQDVDEPFEVVVADNGSTDATVDVVRRFEASMPVRVVPAPEPGINAARNAGVRAARGQLLLFCDADDVVRPDWVARMATRLGDHDAVSGGLAPVPAEAFGSAPTATNRLRRHRPDQGRPRRPLRPPALEFLPRAVGANCAVRRDAWEAVGGFDPSYRDGGGDDDEFFWRVQLAGYSLTVDPEPTVVYRLPETRRQALVKGYRKARSSARLYAEFRPHGARFHPRRAIARWAGLLYRSYQLLRGPDARTDWLVRAAHAAGRLAGALRQRIVYF; encoded by the coding sequence GTGTCGTCGACGCCCCCGACGCCAGGTGCCGGGGTGCCCGCACACGGGGTGCCCGCGCCGCGGGTGTCCGTGGTCATCCCGGTCAGGAACGGCGCCCCCACCATCGCCGCGCAACTCACCGCGCTCGCCGGCCAGGACGTCGACGAACCGTTCGAGGTGGTCGTCGCCGACAACGGATCGACCGACGCGACCGTCGACGTCGTTCGGAGGTTCGAGGCGTCGATGCCGGTTCGCGTCGTGCCGGCACCCGAACCGGGCATCAACGCCGCTCGCAACGCCGGTGTCCGCGCCGCCCGGGGACAGCTGTTGCTCTTCTGCGACGCCGACGACGTCGTGCGGCCCGACTGGGTCGCCCGCATGGCCACGCGGCTCGGCGACCACGACGCCGTCTCCGGCGGGCTCGCGCCCGTACCCGCCGAGGCATTCGGCTCCGCCCCGACGGCGACGAACCGTCTCCGGCGGCACCGCCCGGACCAGGGTCGTCCCCGCCGGCCGCTGCGTCCACCGGCACTGGAGTTCCTTCCTCGTGCCGTGGGTGCCAACTGCGCCGTCCGACGCGACGCCTGGGAAGCGGTGGGTGGGTTCGACCCGTCCTACCGGGATGGCGGTGGCGACGACGACGAGTTCTTCTGGCGCGTGCAGCTGGCGGGCTACTCGTTGACCGTCGACCCGGAGCCGACGGTCGTGTACCGCCTTCCCGAGACCCGGCGACAGGCGCTGGTGAAGGGCTACCGCAAGGCCAGGAGCAGCGCCCGGCTGTACGCCGAGTTCCGACCCCACGGCGCGCGCTTCCACCCCCGGCGTGCCATCGCCCGGTGGGCGGGTCTGCTGTACCGCTCCTACCAGCTGCTCCGTGGGCCCGACGCCCGCACCGACTGGTTGGTCCGGGCCGCCCACGCGGCCGGCCGCCTGGCCGGTGCCCTGCGCCAGCGCATCGTCTACTTCTGA
- a CDS encoding glycosyltransferase, with the protein MTTILAVANLGGHLRQLLELLPRLDVQGDVLWMTNDGEQSRSLLADQTVCYLPYPRAGSIGDAVSNARIAARALRGRSVDVAVSTGSSLAVSVLPLAAARGAEVHYIESATRTAGPSRAGQLLQRLPAVHLYTQSTDWADHRWRYVGDVFDGFTLRPRATGGIRRVVVTLGTSTFGGFRRLCERLLTILPADVEVLWQTGTTDVTGLPIEPTVELPATALEAAIVAADVVVSHAGTGSALTALANGKAPVLVPRDPLHGEHVDGHQFEIAERLAAAGLGIVRRVEELTLDTLTEAASFEAVRLGDTRPFPLT; encoded by the coding sequence ATGACGACCATCCTCGCGGTCGCCAACCTCGGCGGCCACCTGCGGCAGCTGCTCGAGTTGCTGCCCCGGCTCGACGTCCAGGGCGACGTGCTGTGGATGACCAACGACGGCGAGCAGAGTCGCTCGCTGCTGGCCGACCAGACCGTCTGCTACCTGCCCTATCCACGGGCGGGCAGCATCGGGGACGCGGTCAGCAACGCGCGCATCGCCGCGCGGGCCCTGCGGGGCCGGTCGGTCGATGTCGCCGTGTCCACCGGGTCGAGCCTGGCGGTGTCGGTGCTGCCGCTGGCCGCGGCACGGGGGGCCGAGGTCCACTACATCGAGTCGGCGACCCGCACCGCCGGTCCGTCGCGGGCGGGACAGCTCCTGCAACGGCTGCCCGCCGTCCACCTCTACACCCAGAGCACCGACTGGGCGGACCACCGCTGGCGCTACGTCGGCGACGTGTTCGACGGCTTCACCCTGCGGCCGCGGGCCACCGGGGGGATCCGCCGGGTCGTGGTCACCCTGGGCACGTCGACCTTCGGCGGGTTCCGGCGGCTGTGCGAGCGGCTGCTCACGATCCTGCCCGCCGACGTCGAGGTGCTGTGGCAGACCGGCACCACCGACGTGACGGGCCTGCCGATCGAACCGACCGTCGAGCTGCCCGCAACCGCACTCGAGGCCGCGATCGTCGCCGCCGACGTGGTGGTCTCGCACGCCGGCACCGGCTCGGCGCTCACGGCGCTGGCCAACGGCAAGGCTCCGGTGCTGGTACCACGGGACCCGCTGCACGGTGAGCACGTCGACGGTCACCAGTTCGAGATCGCCGAGCGGCTCGCGGCCGCTGGTCTGGGGATCGTCCGGAGGGTCGAGGAACTGACCCTGGACACCCTGACCGAGGCGGCGTCGTTCGAGGCGGTCCGCCTCGGGGACACCCGCCCATTCCCGTTGACCTGA
- a CDS encoding ABC transporter ATP-binding protein: MLETARSCLRLIDPRHRTRWFGLAGLAVVSSGLEILGALMVYSMLSLVAAEGLDLPLPVAIVDRLGDPDDNRVLVTVALAMAVFFVLRAAFQALVGYLHARLAATTGANLAKRLTAGYLALPYAFHLRRNSSTSIRNVQAATAQVVNGGLAPLINVFAATVVTAGLLVVMVVISPLGTALAVVVVGSAMLVLLRLIQPRLKWYGQTAHQMSQQMLQAIQQALQGLRDIKLLGREKPFTARFGEGVDEFSRMAYLRATLGQLPRLVMETALLVFILLFFAVSAALGQASGQVVSVLGMFAYVGLRVQPSLTAVVSGLNELRYASAAVDDVLADLELVASVELPDTAASPRPLRSNIELRRVSFRYDGAAEDALRDVDLVLDAGTMVGICGATGSGKSTLMDVITGLLPPTDGQVLVDGVPLEDDRRGWQRNLGVVSQSVFLVDDTIRRNIALGVPDDELDEEQLHEAVQLAQLEDVLAALPDGLETTVGEGGVRLSGGQRQRVAIARALYRQADVLLLDEGTSALDNLTEARLMQALHAVRAGRTVLVVAHRLSTVEACDRVLLVEGGRVRADGGYDELLERDAAFRRLALRQELTTPSAEPG; encoded by the coding sequence TTGCTCGAGACTGCCAGGTCCTGCCTGCGCCTCATCGACCCCCGCCACCGCACGCGTTGGTTCGGGCTCGCCGGACTGGCCGTGGTGTCGTCCGGCCTGGAGATCCTCGGCGCGCTGATGGTCTACTCGATGCTGTCGTTGGTCGCCGCCGAGGGACTGGACCTGCCGCTGCCCGTCGCGATCGTCGACCGGCTCGGTGATCCCGACGACAACCGGGTGCTGGTGACCGTCGCGTTGGCGATGGCGGTCTTCTTCGTGCTGCGGGCCGCGTTCCAGGCCCTGGTCGGCTACCTGCACGCCCGGCTCGCGGCCACCACGGGCGCGAACCTGGCGAAACGCCTGACGGCCGGGTACCTCGCCCTGCCCTACGCGTTCCACCTGCGGCGCAACTCCTCGACCAGCATCCGCAACGTGCAGGCCGCGACCGCCCAGGTCGTCAACGGCGGGCTCGCGCCGCTGATCAACGTGTTCGCGGCGACCGTGGTCACCGCAGGGCTGCTCGTGGTGATGGTGGTGATCTCGCCGCTCGGTACCGCGCTGGCCGTGGTGGTCGTCGGGTCGGCGATGCTGGTGCTGCTGCGGCTGATCCAGCCGCGGCTGAAGTGGTACGGGCAGACCGCCCACCAGATGAGCCAGCAGATGCTCCAGGCCATCCAGCAGGCCCTGCAGGGACTGCGGGACATCAAGCTGCTGGGCCGGGAGAAACCCTTCACCGCGCGCTTCGGTGAGGGCGTCGACGAGTTCTCCCGGATGGCCTACCTGCGGGCGACCCTCGGGCAGCTGCCCCGTCTGGTGATGGAGACCGCCCTGCTGGTGTTCATCCTGCTGTTCTTCGCCGTCTCGGCCGCGCTCGGTCAGGCGTCGGGTCAGGTCGTCTCGGTGCTGGGCATGTTCGCCTACGTCGGCCTTCGTGTGCAGCCGTCACTGACCGCGGTCGTTTCCGGCCTCAACGAACTGCGCTACGCCAGCGCGGCCGTCGACGACGTGCTGGCCGACCTCGAGCTGGTGGCGTCGGTCGAGCTGCCCGATACCGCGGCGTCCCCGCGGCCGCTGCGGTCGAACATCGAGCTGCGGCGGGTGAGCTTCCGCTACGACGGCGCGGCCGAGGACGCGCTCCGCGACGTCGACCTGGTGCTCGACGCCGGCACGATGGTCGGCATCTGCGGTGCGACCGGCAGCGGCAAGAGCACCCTGATGGACGTGATCACCGGGTTGCTGCCGCCCACCGACGGGCAGGTGCTCGTCGACGGCGTCCCGCTGGAGGACGACCGCCGGGGCTGGCAGCGCAACCTCGGGGTCGTGTCCCAGTCGGTGTTCCTCGTCGACGACACCATCCGTCGCAACATCGCGCTGGGCGTCCCCGACGACGAGCTCGACGAGGAACAGCTGCACGAGGCCGTGCAGCTCGCACAGCTCGAGGACGTCCTCGCCGCCCTGCCCGACGGGCTCGAGACGACCGTCGGCGAGGGCGGCGTGCGGCTCTCGGGCGGCCAGCGGCAGCGCGTCGCGATCGCCCGGGCGCTGTACCGGCAGGCCGACGTGCTGCTGCTCGACGAGGGCACCTCGGCGCTGGACAACCTCACCGAGGCCCGACTGATGCAGGCCCTGCACGCGGTCCGCGCCGGACGCACCGTCCTCGTGGTCGCCCACCGCCTGTCGACGGTGGAGGCCTGCGACCGCGTCCTGCTCGTCGAGGGCGGTCGCGTCCGTGCCGACGGCGGCTACGACGAACTGCTCGAACGCGATGCGGCCTTCCGGCGCCTGGCGCTGCGTCAGGAGCTCACGACACCGTCTGCGGAGCCCGGATAG
- a CDS encoding glycosyltransferase, with protein sequence MSDATSTPPSADPAADTADRAAPPRVDVLMITHRRPDYTRLALPRLLEATGPHVNVWVWHNGDHAETLEVVQAHRDHPRLARFHHSRENLGLRAPTNWLWTESDAPYVSKVDDDCLVDHAFTDPMLAAHVDVPRLGVVGAWRFLDEDYRRFASRRKMVTLPGEHQLLRNLWVQGSSYVMKREIVERLGPLPEGVTFPQYCRRAAAAGWLNGWLYPFVREQHLDDPRFRLSALRDPEVFAREAPLSARMEGVHTVDQWRREMTISALRVQRAPLNPARHDGLPGKVIQARKRVRRLLRRAGVPL encoded by the coding sequence GTGTCTGACGCGACCTCGACGCCTCCGTCCGCCGACCCGGCGGCCGACACCGCCGACCGGGCCGCGCCGCCGCGTGTCGACGTGCTGATGATCACCCACCGGCGGCCCGACTACACCCGCCTGGCGTTGCCACGGTTGCTCGAGGCCACCGGACCACACGTCAACGTGTGGGTGTGGCACAACGGCGACCACGCCGAGACCCTCGAGGTGGTGCAGGCCCACCGGGACCACCCCCGGCTCGCCCGCTTCCACCACAGCCGCGAGAACCTCGGTCTGCGTGCACCGACCAACTGGCTGTGGACCGAGTCGGACGCCCCCTACGTGTCCAAGGTCGACGACGACTGCCTCGTCGACCACGCCTTCACCGACCCGATGCTCGCGGCCCACGTCGACGTCCCGCGGCTCGGGGTGGTCGGGGCATGGCGCTTCCTCGACGAGGACTACCGCCGGTTCGCCTCCCGCCGCAAGATGGTCACGTTGCCCGGCGAACACCAGCTGCTGCGCAACCTGTGGGTGCAGGGGAGCAGCTACGTGATGAAGCGCGAGATCGTCGAGCGGCTCGGGCCACTGCCCGAGGGGGTGACCTTCCCCCAGTACTGCCGCCGCGCGGCGGCCGCTGGATGGCTCAACGGCTGGCTGTACCCGTTCGTGCGCGAGCAGCACCTCGACGACCCTCGATTCCGCCTCAGCGCCCTGCGCGACCCGGAGGTCTTCGCCCGGGAGGCGCCGCTGTCGGCCCGCATGGAGGGCGTCCACACCGTCGACCAGTGGCGACGGGAGATGACGATCTCGGCGCTGCGCGTGCAACGGGCGCCACTGAACCCGGCGCGCCACGACGGTCTGCCCGGAAAGGTCATCCAGGCCCGCAAGCGGGTCCGGCGCCTGCTGCGACGCGCTGGCGTCCCCCTCTGA
- a CDS encoding oligosaccharide flippase family protein gives MTSHDGTGDAGPERPDDGVDLRTTAIRGAAWSALEKWGARLLSTAVFIVLARLLDPAAFGLVALSAAIVDVTERLREQGLTLAVVQRKDLTDRQVHSAFWFSIVFGVLLGGIVAALAGPFAILFGEPGIRDVLPWLALGMVLAAFGRIPTALVMRRFEFRALALRGILANTVAGAVAIGLAFLGAGVWALVVQNLLQALVTTVVVLTIARYRPRASFDRTEFRPLWQVGNRVLGFDLLTLAHKRGDDLVLGALIGSVALGYYTIAYRLLAVMSEALSKTVQQVAVPTFSRLQDEPVRLARAFSQATTMTLTAAMPAAVGLALVAPEIVPLVFGAQWLPAVPAMQWLCVVVAVQNFDYFVYDVLLASGRAGLRLWLQLARAVTSLTFFVTAALATQDFVAVAASQAAVTTLFVPVSLAVMRRTVRLDVGAFARQVAPVVLATGIMVGGVLLVRATMAGATDLAVLVACVLAGAATYSLGLLLVGREQIREVLTAGRSLRP, from the coding sequence CTGACCAGCCACGACGGCACCGGCGACGCCGGGCCCGAACGCCCCGACGACGGCGTCGATCTGCGCACCACCGCGATCCGCGGGGCGGCATGGTCGGCGCTGGAGAAGTGGGGCGCCCGGCTGTTGTCGACCGCCGTGTTCATCGTGCTGGCCCGGCTGCTCGATCCGGCGGCGTTCGGTCTGGTCGCCCTGTCCGCGGCGATCGTGGACGTGACCGAACGCCTGCGCGAGCAGGGACTCACCCTCGCCGTGGTGCAGCGCAAGGACCTCACCGACCGGCAGGTCCACAGCGCGTTCTGGTTCAGCATCGTCTTCGGGGTGCTGCTCGGCGGGATCGTGGCCGCGCTCGCGGGTCCCTTCGCGATCCTGTTCGGCGAGCCGGGCATCCGTGACGTGCTGCCGTGGCTGGCGCTGGGCATGGTGCTCGCCGCGTTCGGGCGCATCCCGACGGCACTGGTGATGCGCCGTTTCGAGTTCCGGGCGCTGGCGCTGCGAGGGATCCTCGCCAACACCGTGGCCGGAGCCGTCGCCATCGGGCTCGCGTTCCTCGGGGCCGGGGTGTGGGCGCTGGTGGTGCAGAACCTGCTGCAGGCGCTCGTCACGACGGTCGTGGTCCTCACGATCGCGCGCTACCGGCCACGCGCCAGCTTCGACCGGACGGAGTTCCGGCCGCTGTGGCAGGTCGGCAACCGGGTGCTCGGGTTCGACCTGCTGACCCTGGCCCACAAGCGTGGCGACGACCTGGTGCTCGGCGCACTGATCGGTTCGGTCGCACTCGGCTACTACACGATCGCCTACCGGCTGCTGGCGGTCATGTCGGAGGCCCTGAGCAAGACCGTGCAGCAGGTGGCGGTGCCGACCTTCTCGCGTCTGCAGGACGAGCCGGTGCGGCTCGCGCGTGCCTTCTCGCAGGCCACGACCATGACCCTGACGGCGGCGATGCCGGCCGCCGTCGGCCTGGCCCTCGTGGCACCCGAGATCGTGCCGTTGGTGTTCGGAGCGCAGTGGCTGCCCGCCGTACCGGCCATGCAGTGGCTGTGCGTGGTCGTCGCCGTGCAGAACTTCGACTACTTCGTCTACGACGTGCTGTTGGCCTCGGGACGGGCCGGACTGCGGCTGTGGCTCCAGCTGGCCCGTGCCGTCACGTCGTTGACGTTCTTCGTGACGGCGGCCCTGGCCACGCAGGACTTCGTGGCCGTGGCGGCCAGCCAGGCGGCCGTCACGACCCTGTTCGTGCCGGTCAGTCTGGCGGTCATGCGCCGCACCGTGCGGCTCGACGTCGGCGCGTTCGCCCGACAGGTGGCGCCCGTCGTGCTCGCCACCGGCATCATGGTCGGCGGCGTGCTGCTCGTGCGGGCCACGATGGCCGGCGCGACGGATCTGGCCGTGCTGGTGGCGTGCGTCCTGGCCGGCGCCGCGACATACTCGCTCGGTCTGCTGCTCGTCGGCCGCGAACAGATCCGCGAGGTCCTCACCGCTGGCCGCTCGTTGCGCCCGTAG
- a CDS encoding right-handed parallel beta-helix repeat-containing protein: MPVSPSVPLRRALALSLAAGLVLGGQTLTTTARAEAAPKTTVAAATKTTTPGNGNSKANRSVVPAPEPAPAPEPAPAPEPAPAPEPVPAPAPEPVPAPAPEPAPAPEPAPAPEPAPAPEPAPAPEPVWTPRQAVATDLPATGPVPEVLLVPEKYGFPGPGNTGVTDPSKLTVREGRVTLGQPGQVLENVLVRGQVVVAAPDVVIRNVRIEATYEWGIHVNTKFGARGLLVQDTEIVGQGDTCIAGIAFAHYTARRVEVTNCDDGLRIGTSTTVEDSFVHGLRKSRGDEHNDALQATGGTNIHIRNNTLIGVWRRQTSAVFLQAIFEPIDQVVVEGNLLSGGSYNLYVEGVQGQPGPTNVTVRDNRFVEQSAIYGFLRTQNSPQLAWSGNTDLTGRVIGR; encoded by the coding sequence ATGCCCGTCTCCCCATCCGTGCCGCTCCGCCGTGCACTCGCCCTGAGCCTCGCGGCCGGCCTCGTGCTCGGCGGTCAGACCCTGACCACCACGGCCCGGGCCGAGGCCGCCCCGAAGACCACCGTCGCCGCGGCGACCAAGACCACCACCCCCGGCAACGGCAACAGCAAGGCCAACCGCTCCGTGGTCCCCGCACCCGAGCCGGCGCCTGCGCCCGAACCGGCGCCCGCCCCCGAGCCGGCGCCCGCCCCCGAGCCGGTTCCGGCGCCCGCCCCCGAGCCGGTTCCGGCGCCCGCTCCGGAACCGGCCCCCGCCCCGGAACCGGCCCCCGCCCCGGAACCGGCCCCCGCCCCCGAACCGGCCCCCGCCCCCGAACCGGTCTGGACGCCCCGGCAGGCCGTGGCGACCGACCTGCCTGCCACCGGGCCCGTACCCGAGGTCCTGCTGGTCCCGGAGAAGTACGGCTTCCCCGGTCCGGGCAACACCGGCGTCACCGACCCGTCGAAGCTCACCGTCCGCGAAGGGCGGGTCACGCTCGGACAGCCCGGCCAGGTGCTCGAGAACGTCCTCGTGCGTGGTCAGGTCGTCGTCGCCGCCCCGGACGTCGTCATCCGCAACGTGCGGATCGAAGCCACCTACGAGTGGGGCATCCACGTCAACACCAAGTTCGGTGCCCGCGGCCTGCTGGTGCAGGACACCGAGATCGTCGGACAGGGCGACACCTGCATCGCCGGTATCGCCTTCGCCCACTACACCGCCCGGCGCGTCGAGGTGACCAACTGCGACGACGGCCTGCGCATCGGCACCAGCACCACCGTCGAGGACTCGTTCGTGCACGGGCTGCGCAAGAGCAGGGGGGACGAGCACAACGACGCCCTGCAGGCGACGGGCGGGACGAACATCCACATTCGCAACAACACGCTGATCGGCGTCTGGCGTCGACAGACGTCGGCGGTGTTCCTCCAGGCCATCTTCGAACCGATCGACCAGGTCGTCGTCGAGGGCAACCTGCTCAGCGGTGGCAGCTACAACCTCTACGTCGAGGGCGTGCAGGGCCAGCCCGGTCCGACCAACGTCACCGTCCGCGACAACCGTTTCGTCGAGCAGTCCGCCATCTACGGTTTCCTGCGGACGCAGAACTCCCCGCAGCTGGCGTGGAGCGGCAACACCGACCTGACCGGTCGGGTGATCGGGCGCTGA
- a CDS encoding DUF2218 domain-containing protein has product MDPVELVRVSVRRWYVTVPLLALGVVAAVFILVNAERVHEVNGSVLLADRAVLDAEAGGDFGAARDETPPDGDVPEGDGTVADALDDDTVDDGTVDGALEGEDGDAAGAAANEQDEDEGISAGLLAEIINLDGRATTNPDEGSGASLRANGVSNTTLRIDVFSDDPAEAQALLEEKYVEAAQIIGEQRVLEQVVFPQEASPSSDGRGAFQSSALLRIRELDVGGGEPIASGYALQVVTELMLAAESYAAVEAATGGVEFDYTVAQLAADQAPLLDITVEAPSEEDAERVWVAVRDVADERLERLQQVHGVPQEQWLGFAELVRDPPQELTTSEGRRLAMIALGIFGLLALAAGLAVDGAARRRALADADEPVGDADEPVGDADEPVGDVDEPVGDADEPVGDADEPVGDVDEPVDERWDVDDPAVRTPSDDGPVEERRERV; this is encoded by the coding sequence TTGGATCCGGTCGAGCTCGTCCGTGTCAGCGTCCGACGCTGGTACGTGACCGTGCCACTGCTCGCGCTCGGCGTCGTGGCCGCAGTCTTCATCCTCGTCAACGCCGAACGGGTGCACGAGGTGAACGGTTCGGTGCTGCTCGCCGACCGGGCCGTACTGGACGCGGAGGCCGGCGGGGACTTCGGCGCCGCCCGTGACGAGACCCCGCCCGACGGCGACGTGCCCGAGGGCGACGGGACGGTCGCTGACGCGCTCGACGACGACACGGTCGACGACGGCACGGTCGACGGTGCCCTCGAAGGCGAGGACGGCGACGCGGCGGGGGCCGCAGCGAACGAGCAGGACGAGGACGAGGGCATCAGCGCCGGGCTGCTGGCCGAGATCATCAACCTCGACGGTCGCGCGACGACCAACCCCGACGAGGGCAGCGGTGCCAGCCTGCGTGCCAACGGGGTGTCCAACACGACGTTGCGCATCGACGTGTTCAGCGACGACCCGGCCGAGGCACAGGCGCTGCTCGAGGAGAAGTACGTCGAGGCGGCGCAGATCATCGGTGAGCAGCGGGTCCTCGAGCAGGTCGTGTTCCCGCAGGAGGCCTCGCCGTCGAGCGACGGCCGGGGAGCGTTCCAGTCGTCCGCGCTGCTGCGCATCCGGGAACTCGACGTCGGCGGGGGCGAGCCGATCGCCAGCGGCTATGCGCTGCAGGTCGTGACCGAGCTGATGCTCGCCGCGGAGTCGTACGCCGCCGTCGAGGCCGCCACCGGTGGCGTCGAGTTCGACTACACCGTGGCGCAGCTCGCGGCCGACCAGGCGCCGCTGCTCGACATCACCGTCGAGGCCCCGTCCGAGGAGGACGCCGAACGCGTCTGGGTCGCCGTCCGCGACGTCGCCGACGAGCGCCTCGAGCGTCTCCAGCAGGTGCACGGGGTCCCCCAGGAGCAGTGGCTCGGCTTCGCGGAGCTGGTCCGCGACCCGCCGCAGGAGTTGACGACGTCCGAGGGCCGCCGTCTGGCGATGATCGCCCTCGGGATCTTCGGTCTGCTCGCGCTGGCCGCCGGCCTCGCGGTCGACGGTGCCGCCCGTCGCCGTGCCCTGGCGGACGCCGACGAGCCGGTCGGGGACGCCGACGAGCCGGTCGGGGATGCCGACGAGCCGGTCGGGGACGTCGACGAGCCGGTCGGGGACGCCGACGAGCCGGTCGGGGATGCCGACGAGCCGGTCGGGGACGTCGACGAGCCGGTCGACGAGCGCTGGGACGTCGATGATCCCGCCGTGCGGACGCCGAGCGACGACGGACCGGTGGAGGAGCGGCGCGAGCGTGTCTGA
- a CDS encoding O-antigen ligase family protein has protein sequence MSLAIRPGERRRQDGLGPATTLRTGRDVTTPLVIAYVLLLFVLPARLTVMAMGGIGQPALLLGILLALMWCMDKVVPGGDLHRGPNPIRWALVPYAVLLLLNHLVLQLRPQTGLEASSSTRILIINLTMIGVALFVSDTLPGRRQLHAVLKAVVVGAAACAVVGHVQFFTGFDLPALLDLPGLDYSTPFDGVFSRSGMNRPAGTTLHPIEYGVVLGAALPPALHVALAAPHRRRVRWWIAVALIASGVLLSVSRSGVLAAGAALLPLLLHWDWRRRANTLLVAMAGLVVSWLALPNLISTFRSLFGTLETDPSAQARLERFPIAFETTMQRPWLGRGLGTYTVEEGTLLDQQLYQSAIELGLVGLALTVLLVGIAVGVGIAIFLDRRRTAADASLAMALVGAIAALAVSSATYTAFWYRIHLSLLFLVIGLLGALWTLVTSGEPTTTDAVAVADVPAPGTDGDDGRAADRAHGPRRHPGADR, from the coding sequence ATGAGCCTCGCCATCCGCCCTGGAGAACGTCGTCGGCAGGACGGGCTCGGTCCGGCGACCACGCTGCGGACCGGCCGTGACGTCACCACGCCGCTGGTCATCGCCTACGTGCTGCTGCTGTTCGTCCTCCCGGCCCGGTTGACGGTGATGGCCATGGGCGGCATCGGCCAGCCGGCGCTGTTGCTGGGCATCCTGCTCGCGCTGATGTGGTGCATGGACAAGGTCGTCCCCGGCGGTGACCTGCACCGGGGGCCCAACCCGATCCGCTGGGCGCTGGTGCCCTACGCGGTGCTGTTGCTGCTCAACCACCTCGTGCTGCAGTTGCGACCCCAGACCGGCCTCGAGGCCAGCTCCTCGACCCGCATCCTCATCATCAACCTGACGATGATCGGGGTGGCGCTGTTCGTCAGCGACACCCTGCCCGGGCGTCGTCAGCTGCATGCGGTGCTCAAGGCGGTCGTCGTGGGTGCTGCGGCCTGCGCCGTGGTCGGCCACGTGCAGTTCTTCACCGGATTCGACCTGCCGGCGCTGCTGGACCTCCCGGGGCTCGACTACAGCACCCCGTTCGACGGGGTGTTCTCCCGCAGCGGGATGAACCGACCCGCCGGGACCACCCTGCACCCGATCGAGTACGGCGTCGTCCTGGGTGCCGCGCTGCCGCCGGCGTTGCACGTCGCCCTGGCGGCCCCGCACCGACGTCGCGTCCGATGGTGGATCGCGGTCGCACTGATCGCCAGCGGGGTGCTGCTGTCGGTATCGCGGTCCGGGGTGCTCGCTGCCGGGGCGGCCCTGTTGCCACTGCTGCTGCACTGGGACTGGCGCCGTCGCGCCAACACGTTGCTGGTCGCCATGGCCGGCCTGGTCGTGTCCTGGCTGGCCCTTCCCAACCTCATCAGCACGTTCCGGTCGCTGTTCGGGACGCTGGAGACCGACCCGAGCGCGCAGGCCCGGCTCGAGCGGTTCCCGATCGCCTTCGAGACGACGATGCAGCGGCCCTGGCTCGGTCGCGGCCTGGGCACCTACACCGTCGAGGAGGGCACGCTGCTCGACCAGCAGCTCTACCAGAGCGCGATCGAGCTCGGCCTGGTGGGTCTCGCCCTGACGGTGCTGCTGGTCGGCATCGCGGTCGGCGTCGGCATCGCGATCTTCCTCGACCGGCGACGCACCGCTGCCGATGCCTCGTTGGCGATGGCCCTGGTCGGCGCGATCGCCGCGTTGGCCGTCTCGAGCGCCACCTACACCGCCTTCTGGTATCGCATCCACCTCAGCCTGCTGTTCCTCGTGATCGGGCTGCTGGGTGCGCTGTGGACGCTGGTCACCAGCGGCGAGCCGACCACGACCGACGCCGTCGCGGTCGCCGACGTCCCTGCCCCGGGAACCGACGGGGACGATGGGCGCGCTGCGGACCGGGCGCACGGTCCACGTCGACACCCGGGGGCTGATCGCTAA